In Zingiber officinale cultivar Zhangliang chromosome 11B, Zo_v1.1, whole genome shotgun sequence, a single window of DNA contains:
- the LOC122034052 gene encoding transcription factor MYB106-like, giving the protein MLAYVEKHDHGSWRALPAKVGLQRCGKSCKLRWTNYLRSDINRGEFSSQEEQTIVQLHALLGNRWSAIATHLPKRTDNEIKNYWNTHLKKRLAKMGIDPCTHKAKSDALGSAADAGPSRSAANLSHIAQWESARLEAEARLMRESRMRRENGDRRRSISDEN; this is encoded by the exons ATGCTGGCCTACGTCGAGAAGCACGACCATGGGAGTTGGAGAGCTTTGCCGGCGAAAGTCG GGCTGCAGCGGTGTGGGAAGAGTTGCAAGTTGAGGTGGACCAACTACCTGAGGTCGGACATCAACAGAGGGGAGTTTAGTTCGCAGGAGGAGCAGACCATCGTCCAACTACATGCCCTGCTCGGGAACAG GTGGTCTGCGATCGCGACGCACTTGCCAAAGAGAACGGACAATGAGATCAAGAACTACTGGAACACGCACCTGAAGAAGCGGCTGGCGAAGATGGGCATCGACCCATGCACGCACAAGGCGAAGAGCGACGCCCTCGGCTCCGCCGCCGACGCCGGACCCTCCCGGAGTGCCGCAAACCTCAGCCACATAGCGCAGTGGGAGAGCGCGCGACTGGAGGCCGAGGCGCGCCTCATGCGCGAGTCGAGGATGAGAAGGGAGAATGGAGATCGGCGTAGGAGTATTAGC